In Eschrichtius robustus isolate mEscRob2 chromosome 2, mEscRob2.pri, whole genome shotgun sequence, a single window of DNA contains:
- the SSBP4 gene encoding single-stranded DNA-binding protein 4 isoform X4 → MSTCCTLVPRSQPRPFCPRSDGRRTLRWGSPRASCIPGGAPDRREACEHSSEAKAFQDYSAAAAPSPVMGSMAPNDAMASGPMAPGFFQPFMSPRFPGGPRPTLRMPSQPPVGLPGSQPLLPGAMDPSPRAQGHSSMGPMQRVTPPRGMTSVGPQVRPGPRRQGGFRGCPLSACPLTAPLPSQSYGSGMRPPPNSLAGPGLPTMNMGPGVRGPWASPSGNSIPYSSSSPGSYTGPPGGGGPPGTPIMPSPGDSTNSSENMYTIMNPIGPGAGRTNFPLGPGPEAPMAAMSAMEPHHVNGSLGSGDLDGLPKSSPGAVAGLSNTPGTPRDDGEMAAAGTFLHPFPSESYSPGMTMSV, encoded by the exons ATGAGTACCTGCTGCACGTTGGTGCCCAGAAGTCAGCCCAGACCTTTCTGTCCGAG ATCCGATGGGAGAAGAACATTACGCTGGGGGAGCCCCCGGGCTTCCTGCATTCCTGGTGGTG CGCCCGACCGCAGAGAGGCGTGCGAGCACTCGAGTGAAGCCAAGGCCTTCCAGGACTAC agCGCTGCAGCGGCCCCCAGCCCGGTGATGGGGAGCATGGCTCCCAATGATGCAATGGCATCAGGCCCCATGGCACCCGGCTTCTTCCAG CCCTTCATGTCACCGCGGTTCCCAGGGGGCCCCCGGCCCACCCTGCGGATGCCGAGTCAG CCTCCCGTGGGCCTACCCggctcccagcccctcctccctggcGCCATGGACCCCTCCCCACGTGCTCAGG GGCATTCGAGCATGGGCCCGATGCAGAGGGTGACGCCTCCACGGGGCATGACCAGCGTTGGGCCCCAGGTAAGGCCTGGGCCCAGGCGACAGGGGGGCTTCAGGGGCTGTCCTCTCTCGGCTTGCCCTCTCACGGCCCCTTTACCTTCACAGAGCTATGGAAGTGGCATGCGGCCCCCACCCAACTCTCTTGCTGGCCCGGGTTTGCCCACCATGAACAT GGGACCCGGAGTGCGTGGCCCATGGGCCAGCCCCAGTGGCAACTCG ATCCcctactcctcctcctcccctggcaGCTACACG GGACCCCCAGGAGGAGGTGGGCCCCCTGGAACACCCATCATGCCCAGCCCTGGAG ACTCCACCAACTCCAGTGAGAACATGTACACCATCATGAACCCCATCGGGCCAGGCGCCGGCAGGACTAAT TTCCCGCTTGGCCCTGGTCCGGAGGCCCCCATGGCCGCCATGAGTGCGATGGAACCTCACCATGTAAACGGATCCCTGG GCTCGGGCGATCTGGACGGGTTGCCGAAG AGCTCCCCCGGCGCCGTGGCCGGCCTGAGCAACACCCCGGGCACCCCGCGGGACGACGGCGAGATGGCGGCCGCCGGGACCTTCCTGCACCCGTTCCCGAGCGAAAGC TACTCCCCCGGGATGACCATGAGCGTGTGA
- the SSBP4 gene encoding single-stranded DNA-binding protein 4 isoform X3, with protein MYAKGGKGSAVPSDSQAREKLALYVYEYLLHVGAQKSAQTFLSEIRWEKNITLGEPPGFLHSWWCVFWDLYCAAPDRREACEHSSEAKAFQDYSAAAAPSPVMGSMAPNDAMASGPMAPGFFQPFMSPRFPGGPRPTLRMPSQPPVGLPGSQPLLPGAMDPSPRAQGHSSMGPMQRVTPPRGMTSVGPQSYGSGMRPPPNSLAGPGLPTMNMGPGVRGPWASPSGNSIPYSSSSPGSYTGPPGGGGPPGTPIMPSPGDSTNSSENMYTIMNPIGPGAGRTNFPLGPGPEAPMAAMSAMEPHHVNGSLGSGDLDGLPKSSPGAVAGLSNTPGTPRDDGEMAAAGTFLHPFPSESYSPGMTMSV; from the exons GTTGGCGCTGTACGTGTATGAGTACCTGCTGCACGTTGGTGCCCAGAAGTCAGCCCAGACCTTTCTGTCCGAG ATCCGATGGGAGAAGAACATTACGCTGGGGGAGCCCCCGGGCTTCCTGCATTCCTGGTGGTG CGTGTTCTGGGACTTGTACTGTGCAGCGCCCGACCGCAGAGAGGCGTGCGAGCACTCGAGTGAAGCCAAGGCCTTCCAGGACTAC agCGCTGCAGCGGCCCCCAGCCCGGTGATGGGGAGCATGGCTCCCAATGATGCAATGGCATCAGGCCCCATGGCACCCGGCTTCTTCCAG CCCTTCATGTCACCGCGGTTCCCAGGGGGCCCCCGGCCCACCCTGCGGATGCCGAGTCAG CCTCCCGTGGGCCTACCCggctcccagcccctcctccctggcGCCATGGACCCCTCCCCACGTGCTCAGG GGCATTCGAGCATGGGCCCGATGCAGAGGGTGACGCCTCCACGGGGCATGACCAGCGTTGGGCCCCAG AGCTATGGAAGTGGCATGCGGCCCCCACCCAACTCTCTTGCTGGCCCGGGTTTGCCCACCATGAACAT GGGACCCGGAGTGCGTGGCCCATGGGCCAGCCCCAGTGGCAACTCG ATCCcctactcctcctcctcccctggcaGCTACACG GGACCCCCAGGAGGAGGTGGGCCCCCTGGAACACCCATCATGCCCAGCCCTGGAG ACTCCACCAACTCCAGTGAGAACATGTACACCATCATGAACCCCATCGGGCCAGGCGCCGGCAGGACTAAT TTCCCGCTTGGCCCTGGTCCGGAGGCCCCCATGGCCGCCATGAGTGCGATGGAACCTCACCATGTAAACGGATCCCTGG GCTCGGGCGATCTGGACGGGTTGCCGAAG AGCTCCCCCGGCGCCGTGGCCGGCCTGAGCAACACCCCGGGCACCCCGCGGGACGACGGCGAGATGGCGGCCGCCGGGACCTTCCTGCACCCGTTCCCGAGCGAAAGC TACTCCCCCGGGATGACCATGAGCGTGTGA
- the SSBP4 gene encoding single-stranded DNA-binding protein 4 isoform X2: MYAKGGKGSAVPSDSQAREKLALYVYEYLLHVGAQKSAQTFLSEIRWEKNITLGEPPGFLHSWWCVFWDLYCAAPDRREACEHSSEAKAFQDYSAAAAPSPVMGSMAPNDAMASGPMAPGFFQPFMSPRFPGGPRPTLRMPSQPPVGLPGSQPLLPGAMDPSPRAQGHSSMGPMQRVTPPRGMTSVGPQVRPGPRRQGGFRGCPLSACPLTAPLPSQSYGSGMRPPPNSLAGPGLPTMNMGPGVRGPWASPSGNSIPYSSSSPGSYTGPPGGGGPPGTPIMPSPGDSTNSSENMYTIMNPIGPGAGRTNFPLGPGPEAPMAAMSAMEPHHVNGSLGSGDLDGLPKSSPGAVAGLSNTPGTPRDDGEMAAAGTFLHPFPSESYSPGMTMSV; encoded by the exons GTTGGCGCTGTACGTGTATGAGTACCTGCTGCACGTTGGTGCCCAGAAGTCAGCCCAGACCTTTCTGTCCGAG ATCCGATGGGAGAAGAACATTACGCTGGGGGAGCCCCCGGGCTTCCTGCATTCCTGGTGGTG CGTGTTCTGGGACTTGTACTGTGCAGCGCCCGACCGCAGAGAGGCGTGCGAGCACTCGAGTGAAGCCAAGGCCTTCCAGGACTAC agCGCTGCAGCGGCCCCCAGCCCGGTGATGGGGAGCATGGCTCCCAATGATGCAATGGCATCAGGCCCCATGGCACCCGGCTTCTTCCAG CCCTTCATGTCACCGCGGTTCCCAGGGGGCCCCCGGCCCACCCTGCGGATGCCGAGTCAG CCTCCCGTGGGCCTACCCggctcccagcccctcctccctggcGCCATGGACCCCTCCCCACGTGCTCAGG GGCATTCGAGCATGGGCCCGATGCAGAGGGTGACGCCTCCACGGGGCATGACCAGCGTTGGGCCCCAGGTAAGGCCTGGGCCCAGGCGACAGGGGGGCTTCAGGGGCTGTCCTCTCTCGGCTTGCCCTCTCACGGCCCCTTTACCTTCACAGAGCTATGGAAGTGGCATGCGGCCCCCACCCAACTCTCTTGCTGGCCCGGGTTTGCCCACCATGAACAT GGGACCCGGAGTGCGTGGCCCATGGGCCAGCCCCAGTGGCAACTCG ATCCcctactcctcctcctcccctggcaGCTACACG GGACCCCCAGGAGGAGGTGGGCCCCCTGGAACACCCATCATGCCCAGCCCTGGAG ACTCCACCAACTCCAGTGAGAACATGTACACCATCATGAACCCCATCGGGCCAGGCGCCGGCAGGACTAAT TTCCCGCTTGGCCCTGGTCCGGAGGCCCCCATGGCCGCCATGAGTGCGATGGAACCTCACCATGTAAACGGATCCCTGG GCTCGGGCGATCTGGACGGGTTGCCGAAG AGCTCCCCCGGCGCCGTGGCCGGCCTGAGCAACACCCCGGGCACCCCGCGGGACGACGGCGAGATGGCGGCCGCCGGGACCTTCCTGCACCCGTTCCCGAGCGAAAGC TACTCCCCCGGGATGACCATGAGCGTGTGA
- the SSBP4 gene encoding single-stranded DNA-binding protein 4 isoform X6, which yields MMGPQVPPFMSPRFPGGPRPTLRMPSQPPVGLPGSQPLLPGAMDPSPRAQGHSSMGPMQRVTPPRGMTSVGPQSYGSGMRPPPNSLAGPGLPTMNMGPGVRGPWASPSGNSIPYSSSSPGSYTGPPGGGGPPGTPIMPSPGDSTNSSENMYTIMNPIGPGAGRTNFPLGPGPEAPMAAMSAMEPHHVNGSLGSGDLDGLPKSSPGAVAGLSNTPGTPRDDGEMAAAGTFLHPFPSESYSPGMTMSV from the exons ATGATGGGGCCTCAGGTTCCG CCCTTCATGTCACCGCGGTTCCCAGGGGGCCCCCGGCCCACCCTGCGGATGCCGAGTCAG CCTCCCGTGGGCCTACCCggctcccagcccctcctccctggcGCCATGGACCCCTCCCCACGTGCTCAGG GGCATTCGAGCATGGGCCCGATGCAGAGGGTGACGCCTCCACGGGGCATGACCAGCGTTGGGCCCCAG AGCTATGGAAGTGGCATGCGGCCCCCACCCAACTCTCTTGCTGGCCCGGGTTTGCCCACCATGAACAT GGGACCCGGAGTGCGTGGCCCATGGGCCAGCCCCAGTGGCAACTCG ATCCcctactcctcctcctcccctggcaGCTACACG GGACCCCCAGGAGGAGGTGGGCCCCCTGGAACACCCATCATGCCCAGCCCTGGAG ACTCCACCAACTCCAGTGAGAACATGTACACCATCATGAACCCCATCGGGCCAGGCGCCGGCAGGACTAAT TTCCCGCTTGGCCCTGGTCCGGAGGCCCCCATGGCCGCCATGAGTGCGATGGAACCTCACCATGTAAACGGATCCCTGG GCTCGGGCGATCTGGACGGGTTGCCGAAG AGCTCCCCCGGCGCCGTGGCCGGCCTGAGCAACACCCCGGGCACCCCGCGGGACGACGGCGAGATGGCGGCCGCCGGGACCTTCCTGCACCCGTTCCCGAGCGAAAGC TACTCCCCCGGGATGACCATGAGCGTGTGA
- the SSBP4 gene encoding single-stranded DNA-binding protein 4 isoform X5, which yields MMGPQVPPFMSPRFPGGPRPTLRMPSQPPVGLPGSQPLLPGAMDPSPRAQGHSSMGPMQRVTPPRGMTSVGPQVRPGPRRQGGFRGCPLSACPLTAPLPSQSYGSGMRPPPNSLAGPGLPTMNMGPGVRGPWASPSGNSIPYSSSSPGSYTGPPGGGGPPGTPIMPSPGDSTNSSENMYTIMNPIGPGAGRTNFPLGPGPEAPMAAMSAMEPHHVNGSLGSGDLDGLPKSSPGAVAGLSNTPGTPRDDGEMAAAGTFLHPFPSESYSPGMTMSV from the exons ATGATGGGGCCTCAGGTTCCG CCCTTCATGTCACCGCGGTTCCCAGGGGGCCCCCGGCCCACCCTGCGGATGCCGAGTCAG CCTCCCGTGGGCCTACCCggctcccagcccctcctccctggcGCCATGGACCCCTCCCCACGTGCTCAGG GGCATTCGAGCATGGGCCCGATGCAGAGGGTGACGCCTCCACGGGGCATGACCAGCGTTGGGCCCCAGGTAAGGCCTGGGCCCAGGCGACAGGGGGGCTTCAGGGGCTGTCCTCTCTCGGCTTGCCCTCTCACGGCCCCTTTACCTTCACAGAGCTATGGAAGTGGCATGCGGCCCCCACCCAACTCTCTTGCTGGCCCGGGTTTGCCCACCATGAACAT GGGACCCGGAGTGCGTGGCCCATGGGCCAGCCCCAGTGGCAACTCG ATCCcctactcctcctcctcccctggcaGCTACACG GGACCCCCAGGAGGAGGTGGGCCCCCTGGAACACCCATCATGCCCAGCCCTGGAG ACTCCACCAACTCCAGTGAGAACATGTACACCATCATGAACCCCATCGGGCCAGGCGCCGGCAGGACTAAT TTCCCGCTTGGCCCTGGTCCGGAGGCCCCCATGGCCGCCATGAGTGCGATGGAACCTCACCATGTAAACGGATCCCTGG GCTCGGGCGATCTGGACGGGTTGCCGAAG AGCTCCCCCGGCGCCGTGGCCGGCCTGAGCAACACCCCGGGCACCCCGCGGGACGACGGCGAGATGGCGGCCGCCGGGACCTTCCTGCACCCGTTCCCGAGCGAAAGC TACTCCCCCGGGATGACCATGAGCGTGTGA
- the SSBP4 gene encoding single-stranded DNA-binding protein 4 isoform X1 produces MYAKGGKGSAVPSDSQAREKLALYVYEYLLHVGAQKSAQTFLSEIRWEKNITLGEPPGFLHSWWCVFWDLYCAAPDRREACEHSSEAKAFQDYSAAAAPSPVMGSMAPNDAMASGPMAPGFFQPFMSPRFPGGPRPTLRMPSQPPVGLPGSQPLLPGAMDPSPRAQGHSSMGPMQRVTPPRGMTSVGPQVRPGPRRQGGFRGCPLSACPLTAPLPSQSYGSGMRPPPNSLAGPGLPTMNMGPGVRGPWASPSGNSIPYSSSSPGSYTGPPGGGGPPGTPIMPSPGDSTNSSENMYTIMNPIGPGAGRTNFPLGPGPEAPMAAMSAMEPHHVNGSLGSGDLDGLPKSSPGAVAGLSNTPGTPRDDGEMAAAGTFLHPFPSESVSDCVDSPPAAASGRRGLAGRPRRGGRGARARP; encoded by the exons GTTGGCGCTGTACGTGTATGAGTACCTGCTGCACGTTGGTGCCCAGAAGTCAGCCCAGACCTTTCTGTCCGAG ATCCGATGGGAGAAGAACATTACGCTGGGGGAGCCCCCGGGCTTCCTGCATTCCTGGTGGTG CGTGTTCTGGGACTTGTACTGTGCAGCGCCCGACCGCAGAGAGGCGTGCGAGCACTCGAGTGAAGCCAAGGCCTTCCAGGACTAC agCGCTGCAGCGGCCCCCAGCCCGGTGATGGGGAGCATGGCTCCCAATGATGCAATGGCATCAGGCCCCATGGCACCCGGCTTCTTCCAG CCCTTCATGTCACCGCGGTTCCCAGGGGGCCCCCGGCCCACCCTGCGGATGCCGAGTCAG CCTCCCGTGGGCCTACCCggctcccagcccctcctccctggcGCCATGGACCCCTCCCCACGTGCTCAGG GGCATTCGAGCATGGGCCCGATGCAGAGGGTGACGCCTCCACGGGGCATGACCAGCGTTGGGCCCCAGGTAAGGCCTGGGCCCAGGCGACAGGGGGGCTTCAGGGGCTGTCCTCTCTCGGCTTGCCCTCTCACGGCCCCTTTACCTTCACAGAGCTATGGAAGTGGCATGCGGCCCCCACCCAACTCTCTTGCTGGCCCGGGTTTGCCCACCATGAACAT GGGACCCGGAGTGCGTGGCCCATGGGCCAGCCCCAGTGGCAACTCG ATCCcctactcctcctcctcccctggcaGCTACACG GGACCCCCAGGAGGAGGTGGGCCCCCTGGAACACCCATCATGCCCAGCCCTGGAG ACTCCACCAACTCCAGTGAGAACATGTACACCATCATGAACCCCATCGGGCCAGGCGCCGGCAGGACTAAT TTCCCGCTTGGCCCTGGTCCGGAGGCCCCCATGGCCGCCATGAGTGCGATGGAACCTCACCATGTAAACGGATCCCTGG GCTCGGGCGATCTGGACGGGTTGCCGAAG AGCTCCCCCGGCGCCGTGGCCGGCCTGAGCAACACCCCGGGCACCCCGCGGGACGACGGCGAGATGGCGGCCGCCGGGACCTTCCTGCACCCGTTCCCGAGCGAAAGCGTAAGCGACTGCGTCGACTCCCCCCCCGCGGCGGCGTCGGGCCGGAGGGGCCTGGCGGGCAGACCCCGGCGGGGCGGCCGGGGGGCCAGAGCAAGACCGTGA